The genomic window GGTACTGTGTTGTCGATAGATTTGTCATCTACTACTAAAACTTCCGAAACGTTTTTAAAACTTTTTGCAAAGCTTACAACGCTTCCAATGTTTTCTTCTTCATTGAGGGTAGGGATAATAACTGTGATCATAAATATGAATTTAATGTTGAAAAAAATATTGTAGTCCCAATGGTATTCAAGAGACTTGTCATTTTAAATCATAACCTCCAACTGTAATCTATGAAATATTACAGCAGTAATAATGTGAGTGTAATGATATTATAGATATTGATATCAGTCTTGATAATTCAATATCTTTATAAATTGAGTGAAAACCCAAGTAAGTTTACAAAGCTAATTAATTTTTTTGGCTAATCAAAATTCTGTATGCACAAACTGTGATCAGGAGCTCGGTCAGTCATAACTCTGTATAACTTTCTTCGTCAGGCCCCATTCCGTATTGTATAATAAGTTGTTGCATCGAAGAAAGGTGTTATTTCAAGCCCTTCATTGAATACCAAGTTGATCTTAAGAACGATTCCCAATGCAAAATCTGGCTTAAAACAATGAAAAATCCAGGATACTATGATCCTGGTGGAAACTGTACAATAAAAAGGAATGCTTAACCTTTTTTGGAAGGTTTTGCTTTTTTGTCGATGACCTGTTTTTTAACTTCAATGGTTGTAGGTCCTGCGATGATTTTAAATTCAGTACGTCGATTCAATCTGTGTTCATCGTCGTTGCAATCAACACCATTTGCACAGTCATTGAGGATTTCCGATTCTCCATAACCTTTGGTCACGATGCGATCTGAAGCGATTCCTCCGGTATTTACCAACCATCTTTTTGCAGAATTTGCTCTGCGCAAAGATAATTTTTGATTGTAGTTATCGTCACCTCTTGAGTCCGTGTGCGATCCCAACTCGATGACCATGTCAGGATATTGCTTCATAATATCTCTCAATGCAGATAAGTCCTTGATGGCATCCGGCAGAATCTTGTCATCGTCAAAATTATAGTAGATGTTGTTGAGACGGATAGCCTCATTGATGGATATAATGTCAACGTCGGATTCAGGTGGCATTGATTTCAATACAAAATCTCTGTTGATGGTTTGATCTTCTACGACACCGACAGTATTAAGAGATATTTCTTGAGGGAAGTAACCATCTTTTGTGGCAATAGCTTTGTATGCCTTGTCTTTGTCCAGCAGGAAGCTCAGTGGCTTCACGTCAAGGTTGGTTTTTGATTCAATCTGGCCGTCCTTTCCGGAAGCCATTTCTATCAGTTGCACTGTAGCACCTTTGATCGGCTTGCCTGCCTCGTCTTTGATCGTCGAGAGCAATTCAATGATTAGTTTTCGCTTTTCGATCGTGTATATATCGTCACAGCATGTTTTCGATTTGAGAGATTTTGATTCAGGATCAGGGCGATTGGAAACCAAAAATCCTTTATTACCGAATTCATCAATTTTAAAATAAAGATCGTCGGCAGTCGTATTTACAGGTGCTCCCAGATTCATCGGCAATTCCCAGCTTGAGCCGTTCCATTTGCTTGAAAATACGTCATAACCACCAAAGCCCGGCCATCCGTCAGAGCTGAAATATAACTTCCCGTCTACATAATAAGGGGTCTCTTCATTGCCCGCAGAATTGATGTCGGACAGAGGAAGGGGCGTAGCGAATTCGCCTTCACCTGTTTTGTTGGCATAATAAATGTCAAATCCACCTTTTCCACCTTCGATATTTGCTGAGAAAAAGAGTACTTTATTTCCAAAAAGCTCTCCTTCAACAGGGTGCTTTGCTAGATAGTTTCCATTGACTCCAGTCACTTCCAAAGCGGGACTCCAACCACTACCCGTTTGAGTAGAAGCATAAATTTTGCTTTCTTCTGCCATGCCTCCATCAGAAACAGTACGTGTGTAATACATTGTATTGCCATCCTTTGAAAAGGAGACATTTGAAGTGTGGTATCCAGGTCGATTTATCGTTTCCGGTAACTCGGTTGGCTTGGACCATCCTTTGCCTTCAGTGAAATTTGATGTGACTAGTTTGCTAAAAATGCGATCTGCTTTTTCTTCTTTTCCTTCGGCCGTTTTGTAGTCTATAGTACCGTAATATAATGCTCCTTCTGTGTTCAACGCCGGACTCGCCTGGGACTCAGGTGTATTGATTTGCTTACCTGCATTTTTAATTTTTAGCACCAGATTTTCTTTCATACTGCCCATCAGCTCGATCCCTGCAAGCTCTTTTTTAGCCATTTCTTTCAAATTTGGGTCGGCTCCACTTTCGATATATTTGTTGAATTCAGCGGCTGCTTCTGTCGTATTGCCGTTCATCTTCAGGGCTTTAGCAAAATTGAAACGCTCTTCAAAATAGGTGTTGTTCTTATCTCTGGCCAGAACGCGATTGTAAAAATTGGAGGCACGGGCATAATCTCTCAACAAAAAGTGAGTCCGCGCTATTTTGATGGCAATATCTTTTTCTTTCAGTGCTTTATATGCTTTTTCATATTGGTCCAAAGCATTGTAATACTGACCTTTTTCAATTTGTTCGTCCCCTGACTTCAATAGTGCTGCCGGAGTATTGCCGTCAGCAGGTTGGGCGAAAGCGGAAATCTGAATAAAAAGGGAGAAGGCGAGCAGATGATATATTTTTTTCATGTCTTGCGTTGAATTTGAGAAAGAAAGAAAATTAGAATCTTGGGCAGAAAACTTTAGGTTTTGGATTCGGTTTTTTGACCACGATGCCAGTGTACATGATTCCCAATTCCACAGCTCCTACTCCTGAAGGTGACTGGCCTTGAGCCAATGAGCTGATGGTATGGTCATATCCAAGTTGAGCCCTTACTTTACCATAATCCATTCCAACCATCAGTTGCAGAGCATCTCCAAATCTGTAACCTAGTCCGGCATTGAGCCGAATGGCTTTTTCAGCATTGAGCAAATAAGAACCCATACACTGGGTAATCACTTCACTTGGCTTTGCTATGTTTCTAAACCAAAGCATCGGTTTGAGATTGATTTTTTCGTTCAATGGATATTCCAATCCTGCATTGGCTGTGATGAGAGGTTTTATTTTTGAATCTGACCCACCGGCTCCTGAAAACAGGCTGACTCTTGGCTGGTTCAGATGTCCAACAGAAACACCCAGACTTAACGGGAGTTTTTTTGCACCAAGTTTTGTGCTGAGGCTCAGTCCGGCAGAGATGTCACTATAACTCGTTTTTTGCTGTAATTTGCTATTGTCTCCTGAATTTGGGGTTGGGAGCAAATTTCCAGGGAATACAGCGTCTTGAGCGTCTTTTATATTGTGTGTCGCGCGTGCATATTGAGCTCCTAAGGAGATGACCGTTCTGCGCATTTTGTCCAGAGCGAAGTGATAAGCGGCTGAGGCTGCTGTCTTCGTTGAGCCTAAACCAATCTCTCCGGATCGATCGTCAATGATGTTGAGACCAAGAGAAGTCCAGTCTTGCTTTCTCAGCGCGAATGGGAAAGTGACATCTGTGTACAACATTGGAGTCCTGTATGCTGCACCTTTGATGGCAGTCCTGCCCTGGTCGCGGTAGATCCCGCCTATACGATAGGAACCGTTAAATGCACCTGTTTGCGCTGGATTTACATGAATCGGAGAAAAGTCATACTGTGTAAAGTGTATGTCTTGAGCTCCGGCAAATCCAATCAGCAAGAATCCTGCTAATGCAAATAAAAATTTGTTTATGGTCATCATCGATATTTGACTTTTAAAGGCGAAATATACAGTTTTTTCACATGTTGATTTTCTTCATTGTGAAGAATTAATAATATTGATTCTCATTTTAGAGTTTTGGTACTGAGATTTGAAAATTGAGATTGGTAATAGACTTATGGTAGGAATTTTTATCTAAATTCTGAGTTTCTAAGCTCAATTTGAGACCATTTCTGGATAATTCCGGTGAATTGTTTTTGGCTGATCCTTGAAAGTAGTCCTTCTGATGTTCACTCACAGGGCGCATACCAAAATTGCGAAGTGAACCAACTCCCCGGACTGAACCAATTGAAACTCACACACTAGTTTGCAAGACAAAATGCGTGCCTGAATCCTATGAAGTAATGAATTTAATTCAT from Saprospiraceae bacterium includes these protein-coding regions:
- a CDS encoding PorP/SprF family type IX secretion system membrane protein; amino-acid sequence: MMTINKFLFALAGFLLIGFAGAQDIHFTQYDFSPIHVNPAQTGAFNGSYRIGGIYRDQGRTAIKGAAYRTPMLYTDVTFPFALRKQDWTSLGLNIIDDRSGEIGLGSTKTAASAAYHFALDKMRRTVISLGAQYARATHNIKDAQDAVFPGNLLPTPNSGDNSKLQQKTSYSDISAGLSLSTKLGAKKLPLSLGVSVGHLNQPRVSLFSGAGGSDSKIKPLITANAGLEYPLNEKINLKPMLWFRNIAKPSEVITQCMGSYLLNAEKAIRLNAGLGYRFGDALQLMVGMDYGKVRAQLGYDHTISSLAQGQSPSGVGAVELGIMYTGIVVKKPNPKPKVFCPRF
- a CDS encoding OmpA family protein, which translates into the protein MKKIYHLLAFSLFIQISAFAQPADGNTPAALLKSGDEQIEKGQYYNALDQYEKAYKALKEKDIAIKIARTHFLLRDYARASNFYNRVLARDKNNTYFEERFNFAKALKMNGNTTEAAAEFNKYIESGADPNLKEMAKKELAGIELMGSMKENLVLKIKNAGKQINTPESQASPALNTEGALYYGTIDYKTAEGKEEKADRIFSKLVTSNFTEGKGWSKPTELPETINRPGYHTSNVSFSKDGNTMYYTRTVSDGGMAEESKIYASTQTGSGWSPALEVTGVNGNYLAKHPVEGELFGNKVLFFSANIEGGKGGFDIYYANKTGEGEFATPLPLSDINSAGNEETPYYVDGKLYFSSDGWPGFGGYDVFSSKWNGSSWELPMNLGAPVNTTADDLYFKIDEFGNKGFLVSNRPDPESKSLKSKTCCDDIYTIEKRKLIIELLSTIKDEAGKPIKGATVQLIEMASGKDGQIESKTNLDVKPLSFLLDKDKAYKAIATKDGYFPQEISLNTVGVVEDQTINRDFVLKSMPPESDVDIISINEAIRLNNIYYNFDDDKILPDAIKDLSALRDIMKQYPDMVIELGSHTDSRGDDNYNQKLSLRRANSAKRWLVNTGGIASDRIVTKGYGESEILNDCANGVDCNDDEHRLNRRTEFKIIAGPTTIEVKKQVIDKKAKPSKKG